Below is a window of Cytophaga hutchinsonii ATCC 33406 DNA.
CAGGTAAAGGTAGTGTATTATTTGTAATTCTTTAAAAGGCTACAGCAATGGAAGTTGTAATACAATAATTATCGGTATCCGGTTTGTTATTTAACATAAAAATAGCATCTCTGCTGTTAAATGTGCGTGCTTCAATACGGCATAAAACATTTTTGTAAATAGCGTAATCAGCATTGATGGAATAGCCAAAGGTTTGAAAGCCATTTGCTGTATTGGTATGAATAATTACCTGATTTTTATCGCTGTAATATTCTCCGCGCAGCCCCATGCGCAGCTTGTCAGATAGGGGATACTGCAGCATCAGATAAGGTGTATACCAGATATGATACCGATTGCTTTTAGGTGCATTTTGTTCCATTCCGATATCAAAACCGGCAAGTACACAAAGTTTATTCTGCAAATAAAATTTGCTGTACAGATCATGGAAATACCGCATCTGTATTACGGTATCCGGTTTGTCGTTTCCAATAAACGAACTGCTGTTTATAGTTAGCGATGAAGAAGGGCTGAACGTCAGCTGATGGCCCACCGCGATGGAATTATTTCCATCCATACGCTGTATACGCTGCCATCCGTTTAAAAATAAACCGCTTAAAAGCCATTTCGTATTATCGGATGTGTATGTTACTTTTACACCTGTTTCAAAGTAGGGAGAATTGTCGGCAGCAAAACTGCGCGTTAGGTTCAGGCATTTCTGACCAATTGCACTTTCAGCACCAAGATGCGATTCAAACACACCTGCATCCAGCCAGATATTTTTTGACCGGTGAAGTTTAATACCTGCATTAGCTTCATAAATTATTTTTAATAATCCCGGTTCAGAAGCCAGGTTTGCATTGGCATAAGTACCAGTCATAACCGCAAGGTTTGCCCGTATGATAGAAGTATTGTAAGACGCTTTTATAAAACCTATATTCAGATTAACTTCGTTGCTCCGGTTATAAGAGTAAATAAATGGAGGCCGGTTATGATCTGCAGGTTTGCTGAAATCATACGAATAATAAACGTCAATATATCCACTGATCGTTAATGGTGATTTTGAAGAATCTTTCTGCGCAACCGATACAAGTGTAGTAACGGAACTAAGAACAAGCAGAAATAAGATTTTTAAATACACAGTTTTAAGTGAATATCGATTTGAAACGTATCTGTTAAATAACGTGATGAATTATTTCAAATGTTTATCGATGTGATTTTGCAGCAATGTCTTTAATGATTCCAGGTAATCTGAAAACACGTTTGTGTCCAGATGCGGGTGCGGATTGATGGGAATTGTCAGTGGGTTTTCATCCAGATGTTCATACAGTTCGGGATACTGCTCTTCCATCTTTAATGTGATTTCATTAATTTCTTTTAAAAGTTTATGCATTTTTTTCATAGCTCTGCTGGATAGTTTAGATGAATATATTGTTTATTTATGTCAACAATGGCATATACAGGATTCATTTTTATGAAAGCATAACATGCTATTTTACAAATTAAAAATGCGATCATTATTTTATCAGATCAAAACTTACCCGTACTCGGGATATAATCGTTATATAACCCGGTTCAATAGTATAAAAATCGGAACCTGATTTGTAAGGGATGTTTTCCAGATTGTCCATGTCATGAATATTATACCAATTATAACTTTCCTGATTGATTTCTTCAATTTTATGTGCTTTGCCGATTGTTTGGTTTAATTCGCCTGCTAATAAAACAGCTTTGTTTTTTGCTACTGTCATAGCTTCTTTCCGGGCTTGATTTTTATAGGAAATTAAATTTTGAACTCTGTAATCCAGATAAATATATTGTTTGTATCCAAGCTTATATAGTTCAAGAAGCGTTTTGTCTAATGAATTAATATCCATAAGGGTTAAAAAGATTTCTTTTATATAAACCGACGAATCTGCCTGAATATAACTTTGATAGATAAATTTATCATCCAGTCCGAATATTTTAAATTGCGAATCAATTTCCCTGAATATTTCAAATGTCGCATTTGTGATCTGAATTTTTTTATTCAGTTTAACGCCTATTATAACATGGTCAGGTTTTACTTTTACAACAGATTCTGCTTCAACTGTTACAAGCGGAATGTTTTGAAGTTGTGCAAAACACGAATAAGAAATAAATAATGTAAGAACAAAGAGCGCTTTTTTCATAGATGGAAGTGGAAGAAAATATTAATTTTTTACTGGTAATTGGTTATTTGCATTTTTAGATAATGCTTTTTTTACAAACAATTCCATATCGTGTGTGTCATATTTTAATGTTAGAATGAAAAAAGCACAGAGTAGTGATACGATCAATAATGCAGCGATCGTTGCAAGTATATCTCCGGAAGCGATTGCTGATATAAGAAATGCCAGCGGTAAGAGGATGAAAAATAACCAGATTATAATACTGCCGATATGAGGAATGACGGTAATTTGTATCGTGATGTCTTTATTGACTTTTACAAATTTCCCGTATCCAATAGGCCTGGATTGCCTCCGTTGATTTGTTTTTCTGGCACGTAATTTAAATGTATTTCCTTTTATCTCGCAGATATAGGTTTTCTCTGTAGCATGTTTTATGTCGAACTCTTCTGTATTCCATGAATCATCCTGAGGGTGAGAATGGCTTTTTAAAAGATTCAGGATTGTTTTAACATCGAATGGGGCTTTTATTTTAATCATTGCTTTTTAAAAGTTTTAATCAGGATATATATACCCCAAATAATAAGGCTAACGGTAAAGAATAAAACATAACGTGCATTATAGTCTTGTTCTTTAGTTGCATACATTAAAATTGCAACAGATAAAAATAGTCCGCAACTAATGAATGAAAGGCTTACAATTCCAAAGAAAAGTTTAATCACAGTTGATTTCAGCATAAAGTGAAACAGTACTATTAGCTAATCCGGACACATACCCACGTTGCTTCCAGCAATGCTTCATCATTTATAAATGCAATGCCTGATTGTTTTACAAGCTTATCACTAAGCCGGATGTTTTTAATTACATATTTAATCGGGGTATGAAATGTTGCTGCTTTAAGAAACGTAGCTGATTCAATACTGGCTAAACCAAAAAGTCCATTTGTATCTTTTAAGAGTCTCATACCTGCACCTCCGCATTGTGCCAGTGATTCTATTAATATTGTTCCGGGAATAATATTGTGTTCCGGGAAAATTCCAGATAACCACGAACATTCTTCTCCGAACGTTTTGTATCCAATAATCTCATCTTCAGTTACCGAAAGTATTTCATCGACAAATAAAAACGGACTTCGGTGGGGGAGTAAGTTTTCAATCGATTCTTTATTTGTATGCATATAGATTTAATGTTACATCTGTCATATTAACGCATGTAAAATACTATATTTTTTCGGGTTTTAAAATGAGGGAAATTTATTGGAATAGCGTATTTAAAAGCAACCGGAATATTATATTTTTAACCAGCCTGTAATGCTTAATCTGTTTGCCTGTGTGGGTAAAACTTCATGTTCAATTTCATTGCTTTTGAAAAATACCGTTTTCCCGTTAGTAGGAGAGATACGTTGTTCCGCAGCGGTATGATGAATACATAATTCTCCGCCGTCTGTTTCAATCCAATCCGTATTCAGGTAACTAACAATTGAAAATGCTCTGTTGGAATCATTTTGAAACTGATCAATGTGTCTTTTGTAAAAGGCTCCTTGTTCGTATATGGTATAATGGAATTCGTACGCTTTAATTCCTGTATAACAATTCTTATTGAGATAAGATATAAAGGCTTCCATCTGATCTAAAAAATCATTTTCATGGATGTTGTTATAACTGCGGTCAAGCCAGTAGATGGAATCTCCGCGCACTTTTTTATCCGGTACAATATTGCCGGAATTTCCTGTTCCGGCTGCATGCATCAGATTATCTGCGTGTATCTTTAATAAATGATTTCTAAGATGCAGGGATAATGTATTGCTTAAAAAATCTTCGGCAATACCAACTCTTGTTTCAATATAGCTATTGATTAACGTTTCAAACGACGATTCCATCCGGTTTTAAAGATAAGGGTTAAACACATATGCCTGATAAATCATATGGTATATGCGTGTATTGCCCAAATCTGTTTAGTAACCTTGGGGAGAATAACAATCGGTTGGGTGCTCAGATAACTAAAGGTATGTTATTATTTCTGATATGTCGCTATGCAGTATATTAAGTGGTGCATAGCGACATGTGATTGGTATCATGTGTTTTTATTTTAATATCCATCGAAGTATTTGTCACACAAATCTGTTTTTGTAATGTATACACCTTTCCATTTGCCATTGATCTCAAGCAAGCTTAGCTCGACATAATAGTAAGAATCCTTGTATTTAAACTTGATTTCGATGCCTAAAGCGGGTATGGCTAATTTTTTGTTTGTAAGTGTGTAATAGCTGTCGATATAGGTTACATCTTCTTTTTTTATACCATTTGCAGTTAAGAAGGAAAGCCATTTGGAATTGAAATCGTCAGGAAGCGCTGTATTGGCTTTATGCATGAATGATGTAAATTCTTCCACAAATTCTTCTTTTGTCTCCGGAGCGATCAGCGAGTCGGCCTGTATTTTTTTCTTATACCATTCCAGATCCGGCACATCAATATCATACGTTGATGCAAATGCTGCTGAACTGGATGTTGTCAGCGATTTAAACACAGTCCGTGCAATTTCACCTGGTGATGGCGCGACCGGTATTTTAGTTGTGAAGGCGCTTGCACAAAAAAAGCAAACAGCTAAAAGGCAGGTAAGTGTTTTATTCATGGCATAAGTGTTTAGCGTTTATCTAAAATAAACATTATCCATTGAAAATCATATAAAACAGCAGAAGCCACATTGTGTGGCTTCTAAAAGTATAATTAAATACGGGCTGAATACTATAATTCGTCGTAAACCATTTTAAGGTGTGTTGCGATCATATCTGCAGAGCGACCTTCAATGTGGTGGCGTTCTACAAAATGTACCAGATTGCCATCTTTAAATACGGCAATAGCAGGAGAAGATGGAGGGTAAGGCAACGTATATTCACGTGCTTTGTTTACAGCTTCTTTATCTACGCCAGCAAATACAGTTCCCAGATGTGCGGGTAATTTAGAATGTTCAAGTGATTTGCGAACACCTGGTCTTGCAGTACCTGCAGCGCAACCACATACAGAGTTAATTACAATCATAGATGTGCCTGGCTTTTTCATAAAAGCTTCAACAGCTTCGGGAGTTGTTAATTCAGTGAAACCTGCATTGGCAAGTTCTGCTTTCATTGGGGCTACTAATTGTTCCGGATACATATGTTTAACGATTAATGCAGAAGGCTTAAGGCCTAATGCTTTTCCTTTCGATTATTTATTTATCTTACTTTAATTAAGTTTTATTAATGAGTAGAGATGAGATATGAATTAAGAAACGATAAGCCTTCAGCTTTTAGCTTTAGGCGTTCCGCCTTTCTACATAAATCCTAACTCCAGCTTCGCTGCATCGCTCATCATTTCCTGGCTCCAGGTCGGATCAAACGTGATTTCTACAGTAACTTCGTTGACACCTTCAATTGCTTTGATCTTGTTTTCAACTTCAGCCGGCATCGATTGTGCTGCCGGGCAGTTCGGTGAAGTCAAGGTCATCTGTACAAATATATTGTTGACAGGGAATACGCTTACTTCGTATATTAAACCCAGTTCAAATATATTTACAGGGATCTCCGGATCATAAACTGTTTGAATTGCTTCTAACGCTTTATTCTTTAATTCTGCCTGATCTATTTCTACTTCACTCATAGTTATTATACCGTTTTGCTTTGGTAAGCGATTGCATGCATTTTCATTTGTTTTACCATTGAGGCTAATCCGTTTGAGCGTGTCATAGACAAGTGCTGCTCCATGCCGATTTTATGTATAAAATACATATCACTTTTAGCAATATCTTCAGCAGGTTGTCCGCTTAATACTTTTAATAGGAGTGCAACCAAACCTTTTACAATGATAGCATCACTTTCGCCTTCGTAGTTAACTTTGCCATCTTTATAATTGCTCGTCATCCAAACCAACGACTGGCAACCTTTAATGATATTTTCCTCAACTTTATATTTCGGATCAATGCCCGGGAGTTTTTTCCCAAGGTCAATGATGTATGCGTATTTTTCATCCCACTCATCAAACAAACCAAAGTCTTCAATGATCTGATCCTGAATTTCGTTAATTGTTGCCATGTATTATCTGAATAATTTTATTGCCTTGTAAATGGCAGCAATGAATTGGTCGATTTCTTCCTTTGTATTATAAAATGCAAAAGAGGCGCGAGAAGTTCCCGTAACGCCCAATCTTCCCATTAACGGTTGTGTACAATGGTGACCGGTACGGATCGCAACACCTTCTTGATCTAATATAATTCCTAAATCCTGGTGGTGTATGTCTGAAAATACAAACGACTGCACACTCACTTTATCTTTTGCTGTTCCGATCAAACGGATACCTTCGATATCCTTCAATTTTGAGACTGCATAATCAAGCAGTTCATGTTCGTATGAACGAATAGCAGCCTTGCCAATAGAATTTATGTAATCAATAGCAGCTTTCAAAGCTATCACATCCGCGATGTTTGGCGTACCTGCTTCAAACTTATAGGGAAGCTCATTGTAGGTGCAGCTCTCATACGTTACTTCGCTGATCATTTCGCCGCCGCCCTGATATGGAGGCATAGCTTCAAGGATCGCACGTTTACCATATAAGATACCTACACCGGTAGGTCCGTATAATTTATGCGCAGAGAATGCATAGAAATCTGCATCCAGATCCTGTACGTCAATATCTAAGTGAGAAACCGCCTGAGCACCGTCAATCAAGGTAATCGCGCCAACAGCATGTGCTTTAGCAATCAGTTCTTTTATAGGATTGATGCTTCCAAGCGTATTGGAAACATGTGTACAGGCAAGCATTTTGGTTTTGGATGTAATGATTGTATCGAATGCTTCGACAAGCAATTCACCTGCATCATTCATCGGTAATATTTTAACAACCGCTTTGGTGCGTTGTGCAAGCATGTGCCAGGGTACCATGTTTGAATGGTGTTCCATTGCTGAAACAACAATCTCGTCACCGGCTTTAAGATTAGCCAATCCCCAGGTTGAAGCAACCAGGTTGATTCCTTCGGTTGTGCCGCGCGTGAAAATTACTTCTTCACGTTCCTTGGCATTGATGGATGTTTTTACTGCATCACGAGACGCTTCAAAAGCAGCAGTAGCACGTTCGGCAAGGGTATGAATACCACGGTGAATATTCGCGTTGTCGTTTAAATAATACGCCGTAAGTGCTTCGACAACTTGTATGGGTTTTTGTGTAGTAGCAGCATTGTCAAAATACACCAAAGGCTTACCATTCACCTCTTGATGTAAGATCGGGAAGTCTTCCCGGATACGGTCGATGTTTAATGTTCCATCGGCGGTTATAAGGTCGGTATTGATGGTGTCAATCATTGGAGTACGGCGTATGTAGTACAGAGTCGGTCCGCCGCGGCGGAACTTAGTACTAAGTAAATAATAAGCACAGTTGCTTACCTTAACATTTATAAATAAAATAAAGATCCCGTTTGAAACAGAATCTTTATAAGAACATTTTGTACTATGTACTCAGTACTATTTTAATCTTTCTTCAATTTCTTGCTCTAAGTACCCACGAAGTTCGTCGTGTTTTACTTTATCTAATACATCAAATGCAATGGCATGTACAAGCATTTTTTTTGCTTTATCTTCACCTACGCCACGTGCACGTAGGTAGAACATGGCTTCCGGATCTAATTGGCCGGTTGTTGCACCGTGCGAACATTTAACATCGTCTGCAAAGATTTCTAATTGCGGCTTTGTATGTACAGAAGCTTCTTTAGAAAGTAATATGTTTTTATTCGATTGGAATGCATTTGTTTTCTGAGCGTCTTTACGCACCCAGATCTTACCATTGAATACACCCGTAGATTTTCCGTCCAGAATGCCTTTGTACAGCTCATTGCTGTAGCAATGCGGCATCGCATGGTCTACAAGCGTGTGGTTGTCTACATGCTGTGCACCTTTTTCAAGGTATAAGCCATTTAAATACGCTTCGCAGTATTCAGCACCCAATGTGATATTTAAGTTATTTCGAACCAAACCTCCATTTAATGTAATGGTGGTTGTATACGAATTACTTTTTCCTTCATGTACAATTTGTGAATTGTGAATGAAGTTGCTGTTATCAATATCGTTTTGAATTTTGTATTGTTCCAGGTATGCTTCTTTTTTCAGGATTGCATGCGTAAACGCATTCGTGAAAGCAGTATTTTTACCTAAGCTGCGGTTCAGTTCAACAACCGTTGCGGATGCCGCTTCTTCTACAACAATTAAAACACTTGGCTGCGCAAATACATTTGCTGAACGAACGTCTGATAAATAAAAGCAGACAATTGGTTTTGTAATGTGTTGTTTTGCTTTTACGTGAATCAATGTTCCGTCAGTAGCAAAGGCAACATTCAATGCAACCATACTGTCATTGTATGGAAGGTTTTTTCCGAAATAGTTTTTTACTACTTCCTGATTGCTTGTTTGGAAAGGCTCAATTGTTACACCTGAAGCATCTATCGAAGATAGAGCAGGAGAGAAGATGCCATTTACGAAAATTACTTTGTAGCAGTCAATCGGTAATGCTGTTAGCGCTTTGATGTCGTCTGCAGAAAATGTTGCTGCAGATTCAATTGCATACGTTTTGGCAATGGTGTTTTTTAAATTCGTGTATTTCCATTCCTCGTGCTTTGTAGTCGGGAAGCCCAATTCCTGGAAAGCACTGATTGCTTCTTTACGCGTATCAACTAATAGAGATGATGACGGCGTTTTTTCAAGCGTATTAAAATGCTGTATCAGCGATTCTTTTAATTCTGTAGTCATTGTGTAAATGCGGTATTAAACCGTTTGTGCATCTGCTTCAGCTTTGATCCAGTCGTAGCCTTTTTCTTCTAATTCCAATGCTAATTCCTTCGTGCCGGATTTAACAATACGTCCTTTGTATAATACGTGAACAAAATCAGGCACGATGTAGTCAAGTAAACGCTGATAGTGCGTTACAACGATTGTTGCATTGTTTGGAGTTTTTAATTTGTTAACGCCATTTGCAACAATACGTAAGGCATCAATATCCAAACCCGAATCGGTTTCATCCAGTATCGCTAAAGATGGTTCAAGCATAGCCATCTGGAAGATCTCGTTACGTTTCTTTTCACCGCCTGAGAACCCTTCGTTCAAGGCACGTTTTAATAACGATTCATCGATTTCAACCAGTTTCATTTTTTCTTTCATCAGTTTCAAGAAAGAAACAGCATCCATTGTTTCCTGACCACGGTACTCACGAATTTCGTTTACCGCCGTTTTCATGAAATTGATAGTGCTTACACCTGGAATCTCAATCGGGTATTGAAAAGCAAGAAACACACCTTCACGTGCACGATCTTCAGGAGATAAATCCAATAGATCTTTGCCGTTTAGTGTAACGCTTCCGCTTGTAACTTCATAATCTGAACGGCCTGCTAAAACAGAAGCAAGCGTACTTTTACCGGAACCGTTTGGTCCCATTATAGCATGCACTTCACCCGCTTTCACTTCAAGGTTGATACCACGAAGGATTTCTTTTTCTTCAATGCGGGCGTGTAGATTTTTAATTGATAACATATTTTTTTTGCTGAAGGCAAAAGGCTTAAAGCCTAAGGCTGTTCATTATTTTATTGTATGATTGAATTCTTAAGTTCTGCTATTAAATAATGGATGTAAATTAATAGCTAATGTTTGATTGCGAAACGAAAAAGCTTTAGGCTTTAAGCGTTTCGCCTTCGGCGTTTATCCTACACTTCCTTCCAATGAGATCGCAAGAAGCTTTTGTGCTTCAACCGCAAACTCCATTGGTAACTGGTTTAATACTTCTTTGCAATATCCATTAACAATCAAGGCTACTGCTTTTTCTGTATCAATACCGCGTTGGTTGCAATAGAATATCTGGTCTTCCCCGATCTTCGAAGTAGTTGCTTCATGTTCAACGGTAGACGTATTGTTTTCAACTTCAATATAAGGGAAGGTGTGCGCACCGCACTGATCGCCCATCAACAGGGAATCACACTGCGAGTAGTTACGCGCGCCTTCTGCACGTTTCATAACTTTTACTAATCCCCGGTAACTATTATGGCTATGGCCGGCAGAAATACCTTTCGATACAATTCGGCTCTTGGTGTTTTTGCCAATGTGAATCATTTTTGTTCCTGTATCTGCCTGCTGGTAATTATTTGTAACTGCAACAGAATAGAATTCACCGATAGAATGATCACCTTTAAGAATACAGCTTGGATATTTCCAGGTAACAGCAGAACCTGTTTCTACCTGTGTCCATGAAATCTTAGCGTAGTCGCCTGCGCAGATACCACGTTTTGTTACAAAGTTATAAATACCCCCTTTGCCGTTTTTATCACCCGGATACCAGTTCTGAACAGTAGAGTATTTGATCTCTGCTTTTTCCATGGCAACAAGTTCTACAACGGCAGCGTGCAATTGATTTTCATCACGCACGGGTGCTGTACACCCTTCCAGGTAACTCACATAAGCACCTTCGTCTGCAATAAGCAACGTGCGCTCAAACTGACCTGTATTGGCAGCGTTGATACGGAAGTAGGTAGATAGTTCCATCGGACTGCGAACACCTTTCGGAATGTAGCAGAACGAACCATCACTGAATACAGCAGAGTTTAACGCAGCATAGTAGTTGTCCGTTACCGGAACAACGCTGCCTAAATATTTACGAACCAATTCAGGGTGTTCCTGAACCGCTTCACTCATAGAGCAGAAAATAATTCCAAGCTCCGACAATTTTCCTTTGAAAGTAGTTGTGATCGATACACTGTCAATAACAGCATCAACCGCAACGCCTGTCATACGTTTTTGTTCATCCAACGAAATACCAAGCTTCTCGAACGTTGCACGTAGTTCCGGATCAATTTCATCCAGACTGTTCAATGTAACTTTAGGCTTTGGTGCAGAATAATAAATGATGTCCTGAAAATCTATTTTAGGATATTTTACATTCGGCCATGTGGGCTCTTCCATTTTTAACCATTTACGAAAAGCATCCAACCGCCACTCAAGTAACCACTCAGGTTCATTTTTCTTCGCGGATATGTAACGTACTGTATCTTCATTTAAACCTTTTGGTAAAGAATCGTTATCAATGTCTGTAACAAATCCCCATTTGTATTCCGATGAAGTTATTTCTTCCAGTATTTTATTACTATCGCTCATGTGTTTCTTTATTAGTTTAGACTAATTCCAACATATTACAAAAGTAGAACAAATTTGGTAACAATGAGTTCTTTTAGGTACAATATTTATTGAAATTTAGAGGGATTAGGTACATCTTTAACCTCGTTTGCTGGTTTTTCAGACTGTTTAACTTATCGAAAAAAGTACTAAGTACTTAGTACTAAGTGCCAAGACGACAAATATTTAACAGGATATTTAACCTGTCAAACCTGATGATTGCCGTTAATGCTCTAATACAAGTGTTCTATTAATCGACTCTTCCAGTGAGATGCTGGTTTCAGTACGCTGAATCCCATACACTTTTTGGATTTTATCGTGTAAGACTTCCCGCAAATGCTGTGTATCTCGACAGATTATTTTCACGAACATGCTATAGTTCCCGGTTGTGTAATGCACATTTACTACTTCGGGTATTTTACGCAGGTCATCTACTGCTTTATCATAGAATTCACTCTTATCCAGGTAAATGCCAAGAAATGCCGTGATGTCATACCCCAGCCGTGTATAATTGATTTCCAGATGAGAGCCTTTAACAATACCCAGATCTTCCATCTTTTTCATCCGGACGTGTATGGTTCCTCCGGATACACCAATCTTTTTTGCGATTTCTGTGTAGGGAAGGGAAGCGTCTTCAATCAATTCAGTCAGAATTTTTAAATCAACACTATCAATTTCGGAATGAAGGGCCATATTTTCAGATGTAAATTATTAAAATAGTAATTTTATATCTAATTTATTGATAAAATGGCAAATATTAAAATATTTACTGATAATATTTGCAATAAAAGAAGCAATCTATTACTTTTGTATTGTTGTCAGTCGGACAATTATACTGTAGGGTGTTGAAATTGGCAGACATGCCCTCCTGTCTCGGGGGTGGAGAGTTCAAAATAAACGTAGTGTAAAGCACCAAAGCTAGGGTTGACCACTTATTGTTATGCATTATGGCTAATTGCTCCGTGGGTTGGTTCGAATCCCCCTCCTACAGCTATTAAGTAAAAAGGCCTTGTATCGAAAGATACAAGGCCTTTTTTGTTGTCAATGCGTGTGTCGGTTATAGAATTTTTGATTCTATCATTGTTTTTTATGTTCCTTTTAATTAGATATAATAATCTTTTTGATCAGCACTTTTGAATCAGAGGTAAATTTGATCAGATAAATACCGGGTTTTAAATCTGAAACATCAAGTTGATTTTTCATTGCACTTATTTTTAACGTTTCTCCTTCAATAGTACTTATTACTATTTCATCAAATAATTGATCTGTAGCAATAAAAATTTCTGTGTTTGCCGGATTGGGAAAAATAGAAATATGCTCGTCCTTATTATTTATATCTAAGTTGGATGTAGCAATTTGTTTACTTATTAATACCGGTTTGTCAAATACCGTACAGTTGTTATCCTCCCAATCCAATCCGGCACCAACAGTGACACACGATGCTATATAATAGTATCCTTCTTCAAAAGTATTTTCATATACTTTTCCTGTGTACGAAATGGAGTACGTTCCTCCTGCAGAAATCAAATCAGAACGCATCGCTGAGTTGTAAAACTCAGGCACTGCATATCTAAATAACGGGTTTATGTAGCTGTATTTTTCTTTTTGAATATAAAGCGTATAGAACCACCAGGTACAATTACCTGTTCCTACATTTTTTACTTCGGCATTAAATTCAAAGTTCGTATTGTAATCCCAGTGATATGAAGAAAGACTGGTTTTTGAGTATGTTAAATCCGGCAATGGTGTATTATTAATATGAATAGGAATGGAAGCTACATTGTTAAGTTCATTTGTTTCGTAAATAAAATCTTTACAATCTGCTTTAATCAGGATGTAATAATTTCCTGTTGGAATTTGAAGCGGAATGGTACATTGAGCATAATCAAGCAATGTGGTATAAATCAATATGTCGTCACCTGAAAGATTCTGATCTTGTGAAATGTATATTCCTGTAAGAGAACCAACTTCAAGCCCCGGCCCAATATTCGTTGTG
It encodes the following:
- the sufD gene encoding Fe-S cluster assembly protein SufD, coding for MTTELKESLIQHFNTLEKTPSSSLLVDTRKEAISAFQELGFPTTKHEEWKYTNLKNTIAKTYAIESAATFSADDIKALTALPIDCYKVIFVNGIFSPALSSIDASGVTIEPFQTSNQEVVKNYFGKNLPYNDSMVALNVAFATDGTLIHVKAKQHITKPIVCFYLSDVRSANVFAQPSVLIVVEEAASATVVELNRSLGKNTAFTNAFTHAILKKEAYLEQYKIQNDIDNSNFIHNSQIVHEGKSNSYTTTITLNGGLVRNNLNITLGAEYCEAYLNGLYLEKGAQHVDNHTLVDHAMPHCYSNELYKGILDGKSTGVFNGKIWVRKDAQKTNAFQSNKNILLSKEASVHTKPQLEIFADDVKCSHGATTGQLDPEAMFYLRARGVGEDKAKKMLVHAIAFDVLDKVKHDELRGYLEQEIEERLK
- the sufC gene encoding Fe-S cluster assembly ATPase SufC yields the protein MLSIKNLHARIEEKEILRGINLEVKAGEVHAIMGPNGSGKSTLASVLAGRSDYEVTSGSVTLNGKDLLDLSPEDRAREGVFLAFQYPIEIPGVSTINFMKTAVNEIREYRGQETMDAVSFLKLMKEKMKLVEIDESLLKRALNEGFSGGEKKRNEIFQMAMLEPSLAILDETDSGLDIDALRIVANGVNKLKTPNNATIVVTHYQRLLDYIVPDFVHVLYKGRIVKSGTKELALELEEKGYDWIKAEADAQTV
- the sufB gene encoding Fe-S cluster assembly protein SufB — encoded protein: MSDSNKILEEITSSEYKWGFVTDIDNDSLPKGLNEDTVRYISAKKNEPEWLLEWRLDAFRKWLKMEEPTWPNVKYPKIDFQDIIYYSAPKPKVTLNSLDEIDPELRATFEKLGISLDEQKRMTGVAVDAVIDSVSITTTFKGKLSELGIIFCSMSEAVQEHPELVRKYLGSVVPVTDNYYAALNSAVFSDGSFCYIPKGVRSPMELSTYFRINAANTGQFERTLLIADEGAYVSYLEGCTAPVRDENQLHAAVVELVAMEKAEIKYSTVQNWYPGDKNGKGGIYNFVTKRGICAGDYAKISWTQVETGSAVTWKYPSCILKGDHSIGEFYSVAVTNNYQQADTGTKMIHIGKNTKSRIVSKGISAGHSHNSYRGLVKVMKRAEGARNYSQCDSLLMGDQCGAHTFPYIEVENNTSTVEHEATTSKIGEDQIFYCNQRGIDTEKAVALIVNGYCKEVLNQLPMEFAVEAQKLLAISLEGSVG
- a CDS encoding Lrp/AsnC ligand binding domain-containing protein gives rise to the protein MALHSEIDSVDLKILTELIEDASLPYTEIAKKIGVSGGTIHVRMKKMEDLGIVKGSHLEINYTRLGYDITAFLGIYLDKSEFYDKAVDDLRKIPEVVNVHYTTGNYSMFVKIICRDTQHLREVLHDKIQKVYGIQRTETSISLEESINRTLVLEH